A window of the Burkholderia sp. 9120 genome harbors these coding sequences:
- a CDS encoding 2-hydroxyacid dehydrogenase, whose protein sequence is MRMILFSSRQYDSDTFIEANGRHCYELHFQESHLDSETAILAQGYEVVCPFVNDKVDAAVLERLHAGGTRLIALRSAGFNHVDLAAAERLGITVARVPAYSPHAVAEHAVGLILALNRRLPRAVARTREGDFSLHGLLGFDLHGKTVGVIGTGTIGRVFGRIMAGFGMQVLAHDPGTPAEDLLALGARYVPLDTLLAESDVVSLHCPLVPDTYHLIDGHALARMKRGAMLINTGRGGLVESNALIGALKDGQLGHLGLDVYEEEGGLFFEDHSNLPLQDDVLARLLMFPNVIVTAHQAFFTREAMSEIAQTTLDNVAAWESGTPRNVVRATG, encoded by the coding sequence CAGCGACACGTTCATCGAAGCCAACGGCAGGCATTGCTACGAACTGCACTTCCAGGAATCGCACCTCGACAGCGAAACCGCGATCCTTGCGCAGGGCTACGAGGTGGTGTGCCCGTTCGTCAACGACAAAGTCGACGCGGCCGTGCTCGAACGGCTGCATGCCGGCGGCACGCGCCTGATCGCGCTACGCTCGGCCGGCTTCAATCATGTCGACCTGGCCGCGGCCGAACGCCTCGGCATCACGGTCGCGCGCGTGCCGGCGTATTCGCCGCACGCGGTGGCCGAACATGCGGTCGGCCTGATTCTGGCGTTGAACCGGCGTCTGCCGCGCGCCGTCGCGCGGACTCGCGAGGGTGACTTTTCGCTGCACGGGCTGCTCGGTTTCGATCTGCACGGCAAGACCGTAGGCGTGATCGGCACGGGGACGATCGGCCGCGTGTTCGGACGGATCATGGCGGGCTTCGGCATGCAGGTGCTTGCGCACGATCCCGGCACGCCCGCCGAAGACCTGCTCGCGCTCGGTGCGCGCTATGTTCCGCTCGATACCTTGCTGGCGGAATCGGACGTGGTCAGCCTGCACTGTCCGTTGGTGCCGGACACCTACCATCTGATCGACGGCCACGCGCTCGCCAGGATGAAACGCGGCGCGATGCTGATCAACACCGGCCGCGGCGGCCTGGTCGAAAGCAATGCGCTGATCGGCGCGTTGAAGGACGGCCAGCTCGGCCACCTCGGTCTCGACGTGTATGAGGAAGAAGGCGGCCTGTTCTTCGAGGATCACTCGAATCTGCCGCTGCAGGACGACGTGCTCGCGCGTCTGCTGATGTTCCCGAACGTGATCGTCACCGCGCACCAGGCGTTCTTCACGCGTGAAGCGATGAGCGAGATCGCCCAGACCACGCTCGACAACGTCGCGGCCTGGGAGAGCGGCACGCCACGCAA